One Streptomyces sp. NBC_00102 DNA segment encodes these proteins:
- a CDS encoding heme o synthase, protein MCVTAVESRPAGVALTPSPVGHRPFGARIKAFVALTKPRIIELLLITTVPVMFLAAQGVPDLWLVLATTIGGYISAGGANALNMYIDRDIDALMDRTSQRPLVTGMVSPRECLAFGITLGVVSTVWFGLLVNWLSAALSLGALLFYVVVYTMLLKRRTAQNIVWGGIAGCMPVLIGWSSVTDSVSWAAVILFAVIFFWTPPHYWPLSMKVKDDYARVGVPMLPVIASNRVVARQIVIYSWVMVAVSLLLTPLGYTGWFYTVVALLSGGFWLWEAHGLQNRAKAGIAGAKLKEMRLFHWSITYVSLLFVAVAVDPFLR, encoded by the coding sequence GTGTGCGTGACGGCCGTCGAGTCCCGACCCGCAGGGGTCGCCTTGACTCCGAGCCCAGTGGGCCATCGCCCGTTCGGGGCCCGCATCAAGGCATTCGTGGCGCTGACGAAGCCGCGGATCATCGAGCTGTTGCTCATCACCACCGTTCCGGTGATGTTCCTGGCCGCTCAGGGTGTGCCCGACCTGTGGCTCGTTCTCGCAACCACCATCGGCGGATACATCTCCGCGGGCGGTGCGAATGCGCTCAACATGTACATCGACCGCGACATCGACGCGCTGATGGACCGGACGTCGCAGCGCCCGCTGGTCACCGGAATGGTGAGCCCGCGCGAGTGCCTGGCCTTCGGGATCACCCTCGGGGTCGTCTCGACCGTCTGGTTCGGGCTTCTCGTCAACTGGCTCTCCGCGGCGCTCAGCCTCGGCGCGCTCCTCTTCTACGTCGTCGTCTACACGATGCTGCTGAAGCGGCGCACCGCGCAGAACATCGTCTGGGGCGGGATCGCCGGCTGCATGCCGGTCCTCATCGGCTGGTCGTCGGTGACCGACTCGGTCTCCTGGGCCGCGGTCATCCTCTTCGCGGTCATCTTCTTCTGGACGCCCCCGCACTACTGGCCGCTGTCCATGAAGGTCAAGGACGACTACGCCCGCGTCGGCGTCCCGATGCTGCCGGTCATCGCCTCGAACCGGGTGGTCGCCCGCCAGATCGTCATCTACAGCTGGGTGATGGTCGCGGTCTCGCTGCTGCTGACCCCGCTCGGATACACGGGCTGGTTCTACACCGTGGTGGCGCTGCTCTCCGGCGGCTTCTGGCTCTGGGAGGCGCACGGCCTGCAGAACCGGGCCAAGGCCGGGATCGCCGGAGCGAAGCTGAAGGAGATGCGGCTGTTCCACTGGTCCATCACCTACGTCTCGCTCCTCTTCGTCGCCGTCGCGGTGGACCCCTTCCTGCGCTGA
- the tkt gene encoding transketolase, whose translation MSTKPTTTDLQWTELDQRAVDTVRVLAADAVQKVGNGHPGTAMSLAPAAYTLFQKVMRHDPADADWTGRDRFVLSAGHSSLTLYIQLYLAGYGLELDDLKAFRTWGSKTPGHPEYGHTTGVETTTGPLGQGVANAVGMAMAARYERGLFDPDAAPGTSPFDHDVWVIAGDGCLQEGISAEASSMAGHQKLGNLILLWDDNHISIEGDTETAVSEDTLKRYEAYGWHVQRVEQLPNGDLDPAGLYEALLAAKAETERPSFIAARSIIAWPAPNAQNTEAAHGSALGDDEIAATKRVLGFDPEKTFEVSDEVLAHTREALDRGRDAKAEWEKSFAAWRTANPERAAEFDRINAGELPEGWEEKLPVFEAGTSVATRAASGKVLQALGEVIPELWGGSADLAGSNNTTIDKSSSFLPVGNPLPEANPYGRTIHFGIREHSMAAEMNGITLHGNTRVYGGTFLVFSDYMRNAVRLSALMHLPVTYVWTHDSIGLGEDGPTHQPVEHVASLRAIPGLNVVRPADANETAIAWREIQRRWTKVFGKGAPHGLALTRQGVPVYEANDDAAKGGYVLFEADGGEPQVVLIGTGSEVHLAVEAREQLQAAGVPTRVVSMPCVEWFEEQTPEYRESVLPKAVKARVAVEAGIGLTWYRYVGDAGRIVSLEHFGASADAKVLFREFGFTPEHVVAAARESLDAVAR comes from the coding sequence GTGAGCACCAAGCCGACCACCACAGACCTTCAGTGGACCGAATTGGACCAGCGGGCCGTGGACACTGTCCGCGTCCTTGCCGCCGACGCCGTACAGAAGGTCGGAAACGGCCACCCGGGCACGGCGATGAGCCTGGCTCCGGCCGCGTACACCCTTTTCCAGAAGGTGATGCGGCACGACCCCGCGGACGCCGACTGGACGGGCCGCGACCGTTTCGTGCTGTCCGCGGGCCACTCCAGCCTGACTCTGTACATCCAGCTGTACCTGGCCGGCTACGGCCTTGAGCTGGACGACCTCAAGGCCTTCCGCACCTGGGGTTCGAAGACCCCCGGTCACCCGGAGTACGGCCACACCACCGGTGTCGAGACCACCACGGGCCCGCTGGGCCAGGGTGTCGCCAACGCCGTCGGCATGGCCATGGCCGCCCGCTACGAGCGCGGCCTGTTCGACCCGGACGCGGCGCCCGGCACCTCGCCGTTCGACCACGACGTCTGGGTCATCGCCGGCGACGGCTGCCTGCAGGAGGGCATCTCCGCCGAGGCCTCCTCGATGGCCGGGCACCAGAAGCTCGGCAACCTGATCCTGCTCTGGGACGACAACCACATCTCGATCGAGGGCGACACGGAGACCGCGGTCTCCGAGGACACCCTGAAGCGGTACGAGGCGTACGGCTGGCACGTCCAGCGCGTGGAGCAGCTCCCCAACGGCGACCTGGACCCGGCGGGTCTGTACGAGGCGCTGCTGGCGGCCAAGGCCGAGACCGAGCGTCCGTCGTTCATCGCGGCCCGCTCGATCATCGCCTGGCCGGCCCCGAACGCCCAGAACACCGAGGCCGCGCACGGCTCGGCCCTCGGCGACGACGAGATCGCCGCGACCAAGCGGGTCCTGGGCTTCGACCCGGAGAAGACCTTCGAGGTCTCCGACGAGGTCCTCGCGCACACCCGTGAGGCGCTGGACCGCGGCCGCGACGCCAAGGCCGAGTGGGAGAAGTCCTTCGCCGCCTGGCGCACCGCCAACCCGGAGCGGGCCGCCGAGTTCGACCGGATCAACGCGGGCGAGCTGCCCGAGGGCTGGGAGGAGAAGCTCCCCGTCTTCGAGGCCGGCACCTCCGTCGCCACCCGCGCCGCGTCCGGCAAGGTCCTGCAGGCCCTGGGTGAGGTCATCCCCGAGCTGTGGGGCGGTTCCGCCGACCTCGCCGGCTCGAACAACACCACGATCGACAAGTCGTCGTCGTTCCTCCCGGTCGGCAACCCGCTGCCCGAGGCGAACCCGTACGGCCGCACGATCCACTTCGGCATCCGCGAGCACTCCATGGCCGCGGAGATGAACGGCATCACGCTGCACGGCAACACCCGCGTCTACGGCGGCACCTTCCTGGTGTTCTCCGACTACATGCGCAACGCCGTCCGCCTGTCCGCGCTGATGCACCTGCCGGTGACGTACGTCTGGACCCACGACTCCATCGGTCTGGGCGAGGACGGTCCGACGCACCAGCCGGTCGAGCACGTCGCCTCGCTGCGCGCCATCCCGGGCCTGAACGTCGTGCGCCCGGCCGACGCCAACGAGACCGCCATCGCCTGGCGCGAGATCCAGCGCCGCTGGACCAAGGTGTTCGGCAAGGGTGCCCCGCACGGTCTGGCGCTGACCCGCCAGGGCGTGCCGGTGTACGAGGCGAACGACGACGCCGCCAAGGGCGGCTACGTGCTGTTCGAGGCCGACGGCGGCGAGCCGCAGGTCGTCCTCATCGGCACCGGTTCCGAGGTGCACCTCGCCGTCGAGGCGCGCGAGCAGCTCCAGGCGGCCGGTGTGCCGACCCGGGTCGTCTCGATGCCGTGCGTCGAGTGGTTCGAGGAGCAGACCCCGGAGTACCGCGAGAGCGTCCTGCCGAAGGCCGTCAAGGCCCGGGTCGCCGTCGAGGCGGGCATCGGCCTGACCTGGTACCGGTACGTGGGTGACGCGGGCCGCATCGTGTCGCTGGAGCACTTCGGTGCCTCGGCCGACGCGAAGGTGCTGTTCCGCGAGTTCGGGTTCACCCCCGAGCACGTGGTCGCCGCCGCCCGGGAATCTCTCGACGCCGTCGCGCGCTGA